ATCTTCATACCTTAGTTTTAACCCTTATAGTGATTTTAAatagatttaactttttataagtgatttatcaccaattattataatattatcctctgaatctTGGATTTCTCAGTCAAATTCTGGTATTTTCATGGAGatgttcaaatgttattatatataaccagagaaaaccaaagaaaaagtgagtttttccagcaaaatctatcatgaactgaacacaaaacaagtgtgtccatccactatcattgatccaactccatgggttttactggtgaatcaatgttgtagaagatgatggtgtttccatggtaactatggagcctctgaacgtccaaatgggtcatatctgatggccatgaaaagatgataaactgcattttacaccaattacttacatgtattgataggactgaAGTTTAAGACTCAATAGAAccttaaaaaaaagtcagatttatgtgggtttttttcaGACTTTAATTAAGTTTAATAGATTCTCTGTGAACTTAGactttaaaaacaaaccaaatctaCACATTAAGCCTTAGATAAAACTGTGATACTTCACATAATGTCATACTTCATTATTCTACTTGTATCTGGGAGTAAAAGTTAGAAACTATCATAAAAATACCTGTACTTTCTACTGTGTAAATTGTCAAAACAGGCTTCATACTTTAGTTTTAACCCTGTTGTAGTGATTTCAAAATGGATTTAACCTTTTATAAGTGATTTAATCACAATCTATTATTatatcatcctctgaattttggatttttcagtcaaattatGGTATTTTCATGAAGATGTTCAAATGTTATCAtatcaaaccagagaaaactgaagaaaaagtgagtttttccaacaaaatctatcattacctgaacgcaaaacaagtgtctccatccactgtcattgatccagctccatgggttttactggtgaatcagtgttgtagaagatgacggtgtttccatggtaactacagagcctctgaacgtccaaatgggtcatatctgatggccatgaaaatacgacaaactgcattttacatcgattatttacatgtattgataggattagtggatcaacaggtttagaAGGTACAGCTGCAGTTTAAGACTGAATACAACCTTAAAAAGAGTCagatttatgtttagtttttttcagacTTTTATTAAGTTTAATAGATTCTTTGTGAACTTAGACTTTAAAAACAAACCATATCTCCACATTAAACCTTAGATAAAACTGTGATACTTGACACAATATCATACTTCATTATTCTACTTGTATTTGGGAATAAAAGTTAGAAACTATCATAAAAATACCTGTACTTTCTCCTGTGTATATTGTCAAAACAGGCTTCATACTTTAGTTTTATCCCTGTTGTAGtgattttaaaatacatttaaccttttataagtgatttatgaccatttattagaatataatcctctgaattttggattttttaaaaaaaaactaatattttcatgtcaatgttcataaaaactcagagtaaatgcaaaggttattaaatcaaaaacaagcaaaattcactatggagcctctgaacatccaaatgggtcatatcggagttcactgaaaaatgtaaaatgcagagtataataataataataataaatggtgataaatcccttcatagaggttaaatgtagagaaaatttcatttgaaaatcaCCACAAAAGCTCTCAAAGGGTTAAATTTGATAAGTAGAAACATCATTCACCATTGGCTGATAGGTCCCAGATCTTCTCTTTCAAAATACAGTTTTAGATTAGATTCGAtttattacattagattagactttattgatcccacaacggggaaattcaatggttgaggcagaaacagaataaagtccaagaaaaatgtgcagcttaaagatcatgcaaaagacaaacaatatcaaataataatcataataagtaATAAACACTAACTAACTAATgactacatacatatttacagcaGAGTAGAATATGAATATGTCAGACTGTACATTATGTTACATGTGACCTATGGGTACATTTTAGGATATTTAACTGCAGACATCAACGGTACCTCCTGTACAGTTATACTTTGATTTCAAGTgtttagacaaaaaaacaaaaattaaataaaaacatgatgAGGTctgctgaaacacacaaacagggctATGGACAGTGTTTGATCAAACGGTGACAGGTGATGATTTTCTCTCTGTGTCGCTGAGAAAATTAAACCTGTGTGACACCTGTTCAACCTGACGACCTTGTCCTTTGAGTTTTTTATGGACATGAAAACATGTCAACGCCATCTGGGCGTTTTTTAAGACACACTCAGTGGTGTGAAGAGCTGCcccaattaaaattaaaacatttgTGTCCTGCAGTTTACATCAACACTTACTATTTTTAACTATACGTGTTCACTCTCTGGACAAATCTGCCTGTATGACAGTTAAAATCAGTTAAAATCAGAGTTAAAATACACACTCACCTGGTGTTTATGCCAGAACCAGTATACACATTCTATATATCCATGTAACCGGAAGAACATCAGctaactacaaaaaaacaaaaacaacaagagaagttcaatcaaaaaagaaaaattgttcatttttgttcattttcgttgtcattttgttcaattttgctcattttcttgattCTTAAGTGAAGTTTCTCAGTGAATTCATTCATTTACCTCCtcttaatgtttatttttgttcagtttcttgttcatttctatcttttttttttttttttttaaatttgccaCTATTGTCAATTTGTGTTAATATGATCAGCAATTTGGTACACTGTTATTTATTGTATTGATTATCTTATTCATTTCTtatagatttttttcagtttttgttaaaTTTCTCAATGATTTTGTTCAAAATCTTTATTATCTCTACATTTTGTTTAAGCAAACCCTTTAATGTTCAAATCTGTAAACCAGTCTAACAGTCTAAGACCTGCTTATGTCATGAATAAACAACTGAACAATGAGACAAACTCTgcagcactaaaataaataaataaataaacaaataaataaataactctgcAGCTAAAAATTAACAGATTCAACAGTACAAAGATTATTTCTattgataaaactcactgaatggcaaaaagaacaaaaataaaggttataatattaTGAAGAGATGATGATGAATGTTGTCTTAAATGAAATTGGTTTAAATGGTTTAAATGAATAATGCTTCTGTTAGCAGCGAATCCATTGTTTGGTGTTACATTGAAATgcttcccactggaaacaaatggaccagGGTTTTCCAATAAACCATCAGaacattgtgggaaaaaaaaaaaaaattactacccCCTTGAGTCATTTggggcaaaaatgtccacttccccccaaaaaaaaggcCTTTAAAAACTTCACAGATTcatcactttttctgttttttttctctgtataaaTGTCTTAAACAACTTCGGCGCTGCTCAAAACTACAAAACACTCAATCATtttaaggattttaaccctttaaatgccatttcGATTACTTGTCTCTGTCTTTATTCatggaaaatacagaaaaattagcTATGTGGCTGAGGAAGGAGTTATTTTTTTGGGATATGTCAAATATTAGCCATAATACTGACTTTAGTATATTAATAGTTTTTGTGTAGAATcagatttaatatttaatattatcATGAGTCATTgaggacaaaaatgtccacttccaaaaactgctttaaaaaatagaatagattAATTTTTTCATGCGTTTTTcacttaaatattttaataaacttGAGGCCCAATGAAAACTAAATAACACTGTATAAATATCAGCATTTTAAAATACTTAGAATGATTGGTAGTTTTGAGCACAGCTGAAGTTGTTTCAGAGATTTATGCATAAAATAAGTAGAAAAATATTAGTCTGTAAGGATtctatagcagtttttttttttttttttttttttagtgaatatTTTTGTCCTGAAGCACTCAAAGATAGAATATATTATACCGACGTCTGAGGATGTTAAGAGGAGACTAAATAAACTCTGTgagggtttttctttttcttttttttttaacttttcatctGTCTTATCCTGCTCTTTGCATAATTGATTTTCAGTTTTAAGACAGAGAACGTAAAATTGGCCTGAGTTCAAAGAGACACTAGGGTGAATATAGTGTTAACAGTGGAGgtagactgccccctgctggattCAGTCCACACTGCAGGTGTAAAACCACAGCAAAGATGAGCACaattcaaacactttaaattctTTATCGAcaggtgtttgttgttgttgtttgttttgattttgagaactttgttgattcttttgttaattttttttgacGGTTTTACCTACTATTTTTTAGCTTTgtcattatgatttttttttttttttttttttttttttttttttttttttttttacattttcttgtgcATTTTCCATCTTatgttgaaatgtttttttcttgcttatttttaaacatttttgattactttttccatttttatttcatccttggtgattttgttcagttttatgattattttattcaattttttcattttcttgattgttttgttaattttctcagtgattttattaattttcttccttgttatgtttatgtttgtttggtttcttCATTTCctatcttgaatttttttttttttttttttttcttttcttagtttGCCTTTGCTCATTTCTGTTAATATGGTCagcatttattgattattttatcaatttttaatttattttttgtaatttgttcTTATTTTCTCAATAATTTTGTTACAATTCTTTATTATCTCTATGTTTTGGTTAAACATGCACCTATATATTCAAATCTGTAAACCAGTCTAACAGTCTGGGACCaacgtatgtcatgaataatttaataaacaaCAGATTAATGAAACTGCaacgctaagctaacagagctaagctaacactaagcagatccaacagtacaaggattatttctGCGGATAAAATTCACTAAACTCACTGAAAGGTCACATTAAGAAGAGATGATGATAAAggttgtcttacctttgctgttttctcatCATAACTTGGTTTAAATAAGTGAAGTTTCTGCTATGGGCTAAGCCATTGTTTTGTgtcacattgaaatgattcccactggaaacaaatggaccagGGTTCAATTTAAATATATGAATGGACATGTGCCAGAGATGTTTAATGTATCACTAACATAAATTGAATTAAATTCATGAATTGACACAAATTGGAATTGAGTCACTGACATATGTCAgtctgcaaaaaacaaacaaacaaacaaacaaacaaactaactaactaactaacaaaaaACTATGAAGTATGTTGAAAAAAGTATTTTTGgcataaaaaaatacacttaatgggttaaagaacatgacagttattgagtaattggtatttttgtgtatggctcaggttgatgaaatgtaaaaaacagttaaaaagtttaaaaactgcatgtgaaaaaaaacaaaaaaacaaaaactgtttgaGAATCATTTTGACATTATTATGGCGCTGTGCAGATTATGTGCTTTTGTTAGTTAGAAGGACCTGGGAAGGGAAGGTGTTGTTTGACTATTTCCAAATCTGTGCTAACATGTAAATATCTTGTCAAATGTTTAGTCTTTGTTTTGTTattctgtctttttgtttgtcttaGTGTTGTTTCTCAAAAGCCGAAGTAGTTACACAGTCTGAGAATTATAAGTCCTATATGTTCATTGCATTGgttatatatgttaaatatataaatacattgtTTATACAAATACAATATTCCTAAACTGTTCAACTGCCATAAACCAAAAGACCTTAATATTTAGCGAGGAGTTAAAATCTTCATCTCTAATCCTAAACATACAGGTGTTAATGCTCTGCACACGAACATGTCTCTTTGTTAAAGTCATGTTGTCATTGCAGTAACACAGCGTGTGATGTTCAAATACCTCAGCTGTCAATCATAATCCCTGTAAATCAGTCATATAAGGGGTTGTGGAGTCAGTTAAGGTGACGTCTAGACATTGTCAACATTCTTACCTGCACAAACATTTTTGTCacttacagtatcatgatatataatAGTGTAATTAACAGTAAAACTCTGCATTTTGTTAAAGCTCAGGTGTTTATATAACAAATACACACTCCACCTTTGACGGTAAATGACACTGCGACAACTCCACCCTTACAAGTTGGCAGCAGCTGCAGCTCCAACCAGTAACACATCAAAGTATTTTCATCACATAcgactaaaaaacacaaacaagtcaCCTGTAAACCATCAGACCTGTGCAATCATTACCCCATAAAGGCCCAGAGCtccttttgtgacagttccaatgcatgttcctctgtatttaatctttcttaagtgatttatctccatttattacaatgtcaatctctgtattttgcatttttaagtgtaagtcatgtattttcctaatgtactgatcatgcagattttTATTAAagctcaaaaacagaaaaaaaaaatgaagaaaatgtcacttattccagaaaatatatcattaactgaacagaaaaacaagcatctacaagcactgtcattcatcaaactacatgggtttaactggtgaattaatgttgtagaagactgctcattttatttatcattttattagtttttgttcattttgttgccaattttctattttttttcttcaattttgttcagtttgcagCTTATATTGTTCATGTTGCTTACtactttgttgatttttgttcattttattgattattttgttcttttttttaactttgttttagtattttttaaacttttttcatattatttattattctcaaattttttgtctgtttctttttgatttcttttttatttaatatataaAACTAGCATCTgcttatttccatgtattgataggattagtgaatcaacaggtattaaacatttcacatcAGTAGACAGTTTTTGTTGCTGGCagttatttgggtctttatgggttaataattgaAGGATCATTTTTCCTGTAACTGACTTTTAGATTGGAGTTTAGTGCTGAACATTTTGTGTCGCTTTCATTGAAGTTGAACCAGTTTGACTGGATGCATTAAAATGTCACACCCAATGCACCGACTAAATACTTTGTCAGTGCATAGAAGATAGAATAGAATTAGGAGGATTTGATGTTGTATCAGTGATTTGTCCTTTAAGTTACTGAGTTCGTTAAATGATCAAATTGATTTGGTGATTTTATTATTGAGTAGATGTAAAGTTCACACACAGATTCaccaaatatttcacaaaaataaatgcacatctACAAGGCTATTGACGATATCTGTCTTTATTAAAACTTAAAGTTAAATTTATCATTAATATGAGaactttgcttttatttttcaagaaattaaaaaaaacaagatatgAGAACAGATATGTTcttattagtggatcaacaggtattaaacagtttagatcagtagatgcttttggtcgatggtggatgtttgggtctttatgggttaataacgtCTGAAcgtctaattctatcaatacatgtaaataattggtgtaaaatacagttattaattttttcatggtcatcagatttgacccattcggatgttcagaggctccgtagttaccgtggaaacaccgtcatcttttacaacattgattcaccagtaaaacccatggagttggatcagtgacagtggatggacacactgggtttatgttcagttaacgagagattttactgaaaaagtcactttttcttcagttttctctctttttaatataataacctctgaaattactctgagcttttatgaacatctacatgatcagtgaattaaatacaggaaaatacctgatcaataaaaaaaacaacaacagaggattatgtcataataaattataaatcacttaagaaaagttaaatattaagaacaaaatattttggaaccgacacaaaagtaacactgaatcttcatgggttaaattaaaaaaagaattgcagaaaaaaaattattgtaaTAAAAACGTTAAACTCTAAATCCTTTAGCCTATATTTGAAATGATATACATTTATATTGTTATGAATTTTGCCTGTTTTCAACTAATCCACTATATTTCTGAGAGTCTAACAGAGGACATTGAGAGTTATTGTCTtcagaatattttatttattttaagcacACATTCCGTTAACCCAGCACCATTATAACAACATTATGATCACATACTGCAGTAGGCTGATAAACTACTCCATGCCACATTGAGATACTTGTGCCCTAAAATACTACATATCACACTCTGTATGCAGTGTATGGTGTTTTTTCCTGTAGATGGTAAAAGCGCTGGAAGGTAGAGCTTCACATCATGTCTGCTGGTCAGTGTGTCTGGGCCTGGAAGACACaacatagaaaaaaataatataaaatccaGTACCTTTCTCTGTAAGACAGCTAGTATAgagactgaaataaaaaaatgcagAAGAAAGATCTCTAAATCAGGGACAATGTGGTTCAACTCCAAAtagtttgaactgaattgaatggaAATCAGTGCAGAATCATGTACAACTATAGGTGTATTTCATTAGAGATGCACAGTGTATGTCCGATTTtacttatttgaaaaaaaaaaaaaaacctcctaaaACACAGATGAGTCATAAAAGTCTGGTATAAATTCTTTTATCACTGACTTCAATGGTCTACCAcagtgagtaaataaataaatcataaactGATCCAGAAAACTGACAATGAGGTAAACCCTTACAGCCTATATTTATTTAGAATTATATAAAAACGTAAGATAGTAGAGATAGTTAATTTGAGTATAGCATACCATACTCtagtaaacaaaacacatttaGAACAGCAACTTGTACAATATGTACatagtaaatatgtaaatacttatTTGTTATAGTTATTTGTCACTTGTTATAGGAAAGAAATGTGCTATTGCTGGGACGCAGATGCTAAAGTAAGTGTAGATTGTAAATTTGAATATATCACATATAATAACGAttatgcaaattagtgacattaggcataattgccgtaatagtaattaaacattttttccaatctcaggtatgtagatgtcagttattccagtcaacaatcaaacaaaacaacaatgaccctaaaatcagtagaatgtcatgaaattaataacagaGCATTGAAACTGATCCATGAatgtcaggggtcaaaggtcaccagttaacatatacatacattcacacaGTGTTCAACATCACCTCATTAAAGAAACAGAAGAGTATGGAGGAGAATTCACCTCAATAGTTTATAAAGTGGTTAAACCTTGTAGAACTTTACTTAAAGGGGAACTATGTAAGATTTTTTACCTTCATTAAACAGCTTCAAAGTATTTGTGATGGTTAAATGTCTTGCTCTGAGGGAGAATGGaaatccccccaccccaccccacccttccCACTGGGTCTCTAGGGACACTTCCAACTTCTCTGCCGTCGTCCCGATACCTATTTCTCATCTCTCACGAGAAATGGCACAGTTTATgacactaacacaaacacaccccCAGCCAGGTACCGCCGGCTTAGCTACAACAGCATTAGCTACGCAAAACAGATGCAGACTTGGCGTTGTTGCTGTTGCACTTGTAAGCATTGCTGAGATAAATTCTCTATACTCTGtgtatttcagtggatttgtgCTCTATTGGTTTTAACGATGTTTACTCGTTTGTCAACTCATTTTATAAACGATGCCCGGATGCTTGCTAGCTAGTTGAGATGTTAGCTTACTCACAAATAATCACAGTTGTTTGTCTCGTAAGcgaatgtttgttttgtttactagATCGCCCTTTGTCTGCCTCAGGAGTGCGTTTTTATTCCTAGCCACAGTATTTTGTCATTTGAATCTAGTTTTTGTCAGATGTACATAGTTTATTATTTGACTCATGCCTAATTTGTTTTGACTGAATAGCAACTGGCGTAACAACCAGCCTTGATGTTTGAGTGCTTTGTGTAACATTAGTAACTTTCTTGTATCTCAAAGTCTTGTAAAACATCCCAAAAACTGCTCGTTCCACGACCAGGGCATTCGGTAGTCTCATTTTCGTTAGACTTTTACCCACCTCAGTAGTCATCGCTCCAAGGATTACCTTCTCGTTGCTGGTTTCATcataaacaaatgcacatggtcgGAGGGGGAGGGTTTAGTGTGGGTGAAAAACAGTGACAAACCAAAATGGTGAAATCTTACATAGTTCCTCTTTAATGTGGCTTCTACCGTGTTCAAACTAACCCTCCATCCACGCCTTACATAAATCCTTAACCTTTCATGGTTATATAGGTTGACTTCTACATCTCACCTGTATTTTCTTCTCTAAAAACGGCCATGGCCACCCCCACGCCCATGCCCACGCCCATGTCCATGTCCATGGCCTTTACCATGGCCACGCCTGTGCttgtgttttccatgttttcttctgcCGCCATCGCTGCCGCTGCCACCACTACCGCCACTACCACCACTACCGCCGCTACCGCCGCTACCGTCACTGTAGTCACATCCAGGGCTGCCATCACGGCTGTGGTGTCTGCGGCCGCCAGGGCTTCCAGAGCCTCTGCGGCGACCAGGGCTGTGACGACCAGGGCTTCCGGAGTCTCTGCGGCGACCAGGGCTTCCGGAGTTTCTGCGGCGACCAGGGCTTCCAGAGTTTCTGCGGCGACCAGGGCTTCCGGAATCTCTGCGGCGACCAGGGCTTCCGGAGTCTCTGTGGCGACCAGGGCTGTGGTGACCAGGGCTTCCAGAGTCTCTGTGGCGACCAGGGCTGCAGCGACCAGGGCTTCCAGAGTGGCCACGGTCTCCGCTGTGGCGGTGTGGACTCCCACCATGGTCAGAGTCTCCGCTGTGGCGGTGTGGACTCCCACCATGTTCACGGTCCTTGCGGCGGTCGTCACATCTTCCACTGGGATCCTCTCTTCCATGGTGATCCCCTCCATGCCCACCATCTGGCTTATGACCTCTGTCATGACCTCCATGAGACCCCTGATCCCCCTGGTCGAGGTCCAGGGTGAATCCAGAGGGATGACCATCTGTGGGGAAGAAAGTGAAAACACTGGGAAACATTTAAGAGAAAAGTAAAGAAGAGAACTAAAACATAgatgttctggttgtggttcaggccctggttcaggttctggttacTGTAGTTATGTCCGTAGGCAGATTTGTTTGCAGtcagaggatgaggatgatgatgatgacgatttTAGATACGatacaataaaaacactccaAGTTCCTCCAATTATATGGgtaagtaaaataatgactgcgATAAAAGGTCAAAATAAACCTGTGGGCTATGACCAAGGTTAAAAGATgtttgaaaaagtaaaaaaaaaaaaaaaaaaaaaaaaaaaacacagaaagaagTTTAAAACTTGACTAAAAGGAAGTTTAAAACAAATTCAAAAGAAATTCAAAACCcagtaaaatgaaatgtaaaaaaaaaagtttgaagtaAAAAGAACTTTAAAAACCATCTTAAAAGGagtttaaaacaaataaaaataagctaaaaactggctcaaaaaaaaaaaaggactaaaaagAAGTTTAAACCCCAACTAAAAAGAAGCTTAAAACCAACTAAAAGAAGCTAAAAATCAAATCAAGAGAAGTTTAAAACCAGACAAAAAAGGAACTTTAAAGTAAactaaaaagaagttaaaaatgcATCAAAAAGAATTTTATAAATTGagtaaaaagaaaatcaaattgccataaaaatatgttaaaaactgGCTAAAAAAGTTTAAAGcatgataaagaaaaaaatttaaaaagtgactAAAAAGAAGCTTATAATGCAACTGAAAAGTTTAAACCCAacttaaagaattaaaaaaatatatatatctaaaAGAAGTTTAAATGCAAtgaaaagaaattaaagaaaaaaaaaacaagtaaaaagaaGTTtagaatgcaataaaaataagttaaaaaccCAATCAATACCTACATAAATATCAGATaaatttacaaatatttattaaagAAATAAATTATGTACAATATACTGATGAAAACAGGACTGAAGCTGTTTTTGTACTGTTGTGTTTTACACATCGAGTTTACAAACCTCCATCTGGAGTAAAAGCATTTAAATACTTGGTCTGAgggttttcctctgttttaatgTTTAGTGACTGAACTGTGACACTAGTCTGACCTGCAGCGTGGGTGCACTGACGCCATTTTACTGTGTTGAATGTTGTTTTTAGGGTGTGACACAATAACACACAGGTAGGACATACTGTTTAAAGCAGCCAGACGAATAAAAAGATGCTTCCGGCTGTTGTTACTCGTCAGACTGGTTTTTCTTTTAGACAGATCTGAACAATGTAGGTGTGTTTGCTTCATGTGACCAATTATCTTGCAACAAGTGTTTGAAAGCACATCCAGAACCAAACTCAGATGAATGAATTTTTCTTGTTAACTGAAGTCACTCTTATTGTTTCTGGGCGTAGTAAATAGTGATGTGTGCTTACATTGGCTCTGAAAGCTCAACACTCAACGGAAACCTAAGtaaatattataatatcatctgCACTAAATGGAAAACACACATGACCAGCAGCACGCAATAGTGTCAGCTGAACAAAACAGTACCAAATAGACATGTGCTTTTTGCACATTTGTTCCCGCAATTATTTGGATGGACATGAAAATTtacaggttaaccctttaacccttgacgtgtctgtggtgagtgttttgaatgcatgatttattttaatataataattaataaataaataatttaattaataaataattataatataataaaaattcaaccatttgctcaataggaaaacatttcaaaatgtgcaGAACGAATAGACCCtgttctgagcatgctcagttcgccccctgccacctgtgtaatggggggtaaaacacagagcagtgaatgagaaTGACTCACTATAAAGGTAGATAGATTGGGCTTTTAttctttacaccattttccttgttgtttttggtttttattgtttgcagtgttttggtgattttcctttttttttctttttctttttttttttttttttactgtgttttcactGAAGTttgactgctttttggagttcaacc
The sequence above is a segment of the Sphaeramia orbicularis chromosome 2, fSphaOr1.1, whole genome shotgun sequence genome. Coding sequences within it:
- the LOC115432601 gene encoding uncharacterized protein LOC115432601 isoform X2, with translation MDPSLFYLTKYCIIKESSATSCDTDNRGCSAAVRMVIPLDSPWTSTRGIRGLMEVMTEVISQMVGMEGITMEERIPVEDVTTAARTVNMVGVHTATAETLTMVGVHTATAETVATLEALVAAALVATETPEALVAAEIPEALVAAETLEALVAAETPEALVAAETPEALVVTALVAAEALEALAAADTTAVMAALDVTTVTVAAVAAVVVVVAVVVAAAAMAAEENMENTSTGVAMVKAMDMDMGVGMGVGVAMAVFREENTGPDTLTSRHDVKLYLPALLPSTGKNTIHCIQSVICSILGHKYLNVAWSSLSAYCSM
- the LOC115432601 gene encoding uncharacterized protein LOC115432601 isoform X1, yielding MDPSLFYLTKYCIIKESSATSCDTDNRGCSAAVRMVIPLDSPWTSTRGIRGLMEVMTEVISQMVGMEGITMEERIPVEDVTTAARTVNMVGVHTATAETLTMVGVHTATAETVATLEALVAAALVATETLEALVTTALVATETPEALVAAEIPEALVAAETLEALVAAETPEALVAAETPEALVVTALVAAEALEALAAADTTAVMAALDVTTVTVAAVAAVVVVVAVVVAAAAMAAEENMENTSTGVAMVKAMDMDMGVGMGVGVAMAVFREENTGPDTLTSRHDVKLYLPALLPSTGKNTIHCIQSVICSILGHKYLNVAWSSLSAYCSM